ATTCTCGTTGATGCCCAGGAAAGTGTGCCGGTTCTGCGCCGCGATGATCGCGTCCACAGCCACCTTCACATTGCCATCGGTGGAGTTCTTGAAACCCACAGGAATGGACACGCCACTGGCCATGGTGCGGTGCGTCTGGGACTCGGTGGTGCGTGCACCAATGGCCCCCCACACCAGCAGATCCGCAATGTACTGGGGCACAAAAGGATCCAGCAGCTCGGTGGCCACTGGCACCCCGAGCTCATTGATTTTCAGCATCACTTCACGGGTCTTGCGCAGGCCCAGGTTGAAGTCGCTCTGGTAGTGCATCTCGGGATCGTGAATGAAACCACGCCAGCCCACCGTGGTGCGGGGCTTGTCCACGTACACCCGCATCACCAGAAACAGCTTGTCTTCCAGCTTCTCTTTCAGGGCCTTCAGGCGGGTGGCATACTCCACAGCCTGATCGATGTCATGGATGGAGCAGGGACCGGTGATCACCAGCAGACGGGGATCTTTCTTGGTCAAAATGTCTTCAATGATCTGACGGGACTCGAATACGGTTCTGTCTGCCTTATCGGTGCGGGGCAACTCTGCCTTGAGTTCCTTGGGGGTGATCAAAGGGCGCACCTCTGTGACGTGCAGGTTTTCCAGTTTATGCATCTCTGTCTCCTCAGCGACGTGAACGCTCTTGAAAAGCACAAAAAAACTGCGCCCGGTGTTCCCGAGCGCAGTGAATCCAGCAAAGCCTAGCGCACCCGGGAAGTTACCGAGCGAAATAATAAAAGCTGAAGCTAGGGGCTGGTCTTTGCGTGCTCATCTATCCTGATGCTAACGGTTCTGGATCCACAAGGCTGGGTTCAACCTAGACAGCGCGCTTAAAGGGGGTTCAGCAGAAGGCAAAAAGCCAGGGCACGTCTCCCCATTTGCCGAGAGCCGAGAGCATCAATGTGCAAAAGCTGCAGCGAGGTGTCAAATCCACAATGTTTAAGCAAAAGCTTTCTTTGCCCTCAGCCCCTGGTCCTCAGCTTCAAAGGGTCAGAATGTCCGCCCCTTTAGAGGTCACTGCAATGGTGTGCTCAAATTGCGCAGAGAGCGAGCCGTCTGCTGTCACCACAGTCCACTCATCGCTGAGGAGTTTGGTGGCGTAATGGCCTGCGTTGATCATGGGTTCGATGGTGAACACCATGCCCTCTTTCAGACGGGTGTTGTAGGTGCTGTTGAGGGAGCGGGAGTTGGGCACCCAGTGGGGAATGTCTGGCTGTTCGTGCAGTTTCTTGCCAATGCCGTGCCCGATGTACTCTCTGACCACACTGAAGCCTCTGGATTCTGCCATTTGCTGAATGGCGTAACCGATGTCTTTGATGTAAGAGCCAGGTTTGACGGTCTTGATGGCGGCTTCCAGGCATTCTCGGGTGGTGTCCACCAGTTTGCGGGCCAGGGGGGAAACATGGCCCACTGTGTAGGTGTAGCAGGCATCTCCGTAATAGCCGTCCCATTGCACCCCGATGTCCACACCCACAATGTCTCCCTCACGCAGGCGGTAAGGACTGGGGATGCCGTGGCAGATGCCTTCGTTGACAGCCACACAGATGGTGTTGGGGAAACCCCGGTAACCGATGTAGGCCGGAATGGCCCCTTTGGAGCGGATGAATTCTTCCGCAAGTCTGTCCAGTTCGAGCAGACTTGCACCAGGCCTGACAAAAGGTTCCAGGTAACGGAAGGTTTCCGCCACCAGTCCTCCGGCCCTGCGCAGTGCTTCGATGTCTGCATGGTTTTTCAGCGTGATCCGCGACATAAGGAATAGATTAGCAGACTGACCGCAGGCAAATGGAGCAAAAGTGGGTTTGCCTGTCTGGTCTTTGCTGGTCCTTGCAACCCCTTTGAGAGAAATCCCGTAGCCACTTGCAGATTGCGAGGAACTGAATGAACCTGCTGGGTCTTCCTTATTGGGTCTGGGGCATCTTGAGTTGTGGTGTGGCAGTGCTGTTTGTGTTTGTTTACCCGTACAAACCTCTGACTGGCATACGGTTTTTTTTGCAGCGCTGGGGGCACAGCCTGGTGTGGCTGTTTCTGGCTGCAGCCTGTTTTGTGGCCCCTTCCAGCCCGGATCTGGCCCGAAAACTGGCAGGGCTGGGAGGCCTGATGTATCTGGCCTTCATGCTGGGCACTTTTGCTTTTGGCTGATTGAGGTCACACCTGCAGCCTCACGGCCTTTTCAGCAGTGAGGCCTTTTTCATGGCTTCTGTGGGTTTTGCGGTCTGCTTGACCGTCAGGCCTCCAGAAGCTGACTGGGCAAAACTGAGCAGGAGATGGTTTTTGAGGTCCTCGCAAGACACCGTGTAACCCACTGCTGAATGTCTGGCACTTTCTTTTCTGGGAAAAAGGGTCACGGTGATGCTCTGGTTGGATGTGACACACCTGGAGTTCTCGGAGATCTTCTGCCAGGAATTCTGGTTTCCCAGAGGGTATTTCAGGCGTGTGCCATCTGGCAAGTCCAGGGTGATCAGCTGCAGGCTCTGGGGCTTTTTGAGGGTGTGTTCTTTGACGTAAACCACCAGTTCTGGCATCTGGGGGCTCAGGGCAGGAGCAGCATAAAAGGGGATCACAAATCTTTTTTCCTCCTGCACCACTGTAGTTTCTGCAAAGCTGCTGTGCATCAGGAAAATTCCCCTCAAAAAGCAGGAAAACCTCTGGTCAAAACATGCTGCAAAATCCCGCTGCCCTGTCGGTGACCCAGACCTGCAGAATTACAGGAAAACCCTGTCCGAAAGCACCAGACCTGACTTGCTTTCCTTTAAAGAGGTGATCCCCTCCTCAAAACCTGCACCTGCATGGTCTTCCAGAACCCATCCCTCAAGCAGAGCAACCCACTGGTGCAGGCTGAGGCAGCTGCCTTCAGTTTCCAGACGGTGGGCTTCAAATTCTCCCACGGCAGCACGGCTTTGCTGGTACAACGGGATGGAACGCTGGGGGATGGGACGGGAGAAAGGCAACTGAATTTTTCTGCTCAGGGTCTGGGCTGCACCCCACAACTGCAATGCCATGCGGGTTTGCTGGAAATGGGCTGTGAGTTCTGCCAGATGCTCCAGGGTGGCAGGCACCGATTGCAGCTGGTTCCAGTTGACTGCCAGTTTGAAGCTCTGCACAAAGTGCCGGGTGGCTTTCTCCAGGTGGCCCTGTGATCTGGCAATGCATGCCAGATCGTAATGGGAAACGGCCATTTCAAAGGTGTTGTCCAGTCGGTTCTTGGCCTCAATGCAGCGGGACATCCACAGGTAGGCTTCTTCATGTTTTCCAAGGTCGGTGGCCAGAATGCTCAGGCCTTCAAAGACGTAAGCGATGAAATGGTGCGTTCCCTGCTGCTGAATGAGGTGCAGGCTGTGCTGAAAACATTGTCCTGCCTGTTCAAAATCTCCTGCGATGCGAAACACATGCCCCATGCCCAGGTGGCTGAAGGATTGCTGGTGTTTGCAGGCTGCGGGCATCCGTGACATGACTGCCAGATTGTTCTGAAAGAAATTCTGGGCTTCTGGGATGCGGCCCTGGATCAGGTACATGGCCCCCAGACTGTTGCGGGCTGCACAGGCCGTGTGGAACACCTCATGCTGTTCGGCGTACTGCAAGCTGTCCAGGTAATGCTGCTCTGCCTCTGCAAATTGGCCCAGAAAGCGGGCAAGGTTTCCCTGATTCAACAGCAATTCCGCATAATGCTCTGGCTGGCGTTGCACTCCAGGCAGTTTTCGGACTTTGCTGAGCCATTCAAAGGCCTGCAAAGTCATGTTGCGGGTGACCCACAGCAGACACAGGGGTGTGAACAGGGGCAACAGGGTTTTGATGTCCTGAAGGTCAAAAAGATGCTGGCAGGCAATGTGCAGGTTGTCCTGTTCCTGGGTCAGTTTCTGCAGGACCAGTTGCTGGTTTGCCCCAAAAGCATAAGGATCGTGCTGATGCACGTAAGCCGCAAAATAGCGGGCATGGCTTTCTCGAATCTGCTGGACCACTTCTGGAAATGCCTGCTGCTTCTCCGCCACATATTCACGGATCAGTTCGTGCACCTCGAAGCGCTGGTCGCTGCCCCGCACCCGCCGCACCAGAGAATGGTCCACCAGGGAAAGCAAATCACGGTTGCTGATTCCCGTGATTTGCAGGGCAGACACCCTTTCAAAACTTCCCCGGAACACCATCAGTTTGCTGAGGGCATGTTGCAGATTTTCAGGGAGCAGCCGCCAGGAATGCTCAAAGACAATGCGCATCCCGGAATGCCTTTCAGGAAGTCCGGGCAGGGCTCCGGTCAGGAAGTCCAGGCTTTTATCCAGTTCATCTCGAATTTCGGTCCATCCCAGCAGCCGCCTCCAGGCTCCAGCCAGTTCCAGGCCCAGAGGAAGCCCCTCCACCCGCTGACAGATCTGGCCGGCAGCTTCCCAGTCTTCTGCAGTCCAGTCTGTGGGTCGCTGCACCCGATTGGAAGCTTCCAGCAGCAATTGGAGGGCAGGTGAAAGGGCAGGTGAAAGGGCATCTAGAGTTTCTGCAGCCTGCAAACCTCCCAGGGCATGCACGTGTTCTCCCATCACCCCCAGGCAGATGCGGCTGGTCAGCAGCACCTTCACTGCTGGCAGGTCATGCAGCCAGCGCACAAATTCACGGGCCTGGGGCAAAATCTGCTCCACATTGTCCAGAATCAAAAGTCTGGACTGATGCCCGAGGGTCTGGCGCAACTGGTCTTCCAGCAGGGGCATGGGAGAGGCGGACAGCCCCAGTTCCTGGGCCAGTTTCTGCAAGATGGGCTGGTCTGCTGGATGCCCCACCAGACTGAGAAAACAACCCTGCATCTGTGTTTGCCGGGCCACTTCCAGCGCAAGGCGGGTCTTCCCTGCCCCTCCCACTCCAGTCAGGGTGAGGATCTGGATGCCAGGGTCTGCCAGCTGTTTGAGGATGACCTGCAATTCCTGTTGCCTGCCCAGCAAGGAGGAAGTCTGCTGCATTGAAGGCACTGCGCGTTCTCCGGGGTGTTCACCTGATGCCACCACAGGAAACACAGCAGGGAATTTTTCTGCCCTGAGCCGTGCAAACAGCTGCTGGGTCTCGGTGCGGGGTTGCATCTGCAATTGCTGTTCGAGGTCACGCACAAACTTCAGGTAGCGTTCTGCAGCAGCATCCTGGTGGTCATTTCTGCAAGCCACGCGCAGGTAATCGCACAGCACATCTTCTGCCAGACCATCCTGTTCCAGAATGTCCTTCAGGACCTCCTCTGCTTTCTGGGGGTCCTGCTGCTGCAATTTCAGGGCGTGCTGGTGGGCAGCCGTTCTCCATTGGGATTGCAGTTTGAAGCGCTCCAGATCCAGCCATGCGGTAAATTCATCTGAGGCCTCTGTGGCACAGCCCATCAAAAGCAAGCCGTGGTGAATCTGGTGTGCCTCCTGCCAGTTGCGGCGGCTGTAAGCCAGGCGGAAGAGGTGCAGGTCACTGCCTTCAGTCCACCTCAGGCGATGGTTTTCCACTTCCATCTGGGGGGCCAGCCCCTGGTCTTTGATGCGCAAAATCAACTGCCTGAGGCGGGTGCGGGCCACACTGCCTTCTGCATCTGGCCACAGCACATGGGCCAGTTCTTCCCGCATGACCCAGTCTTCCTGGGCGGCCAGATAGGTCAGGAGCCACAGGGAGCGCTCGTTGGGCAGCGCCTGGGATTGCTGTCCCACCACCATCCTGGGCTGTCCCAGGCAACAGAAAAGCTGAGTTTGCTTGCGGGTTCTTTTCATAAAAACAGGGTTGAGGATTCAGGTCAGCAGAAATTCTGGTCAGGTCAACAAGCAGGACTGCCAGTGCATCCACAGACACACCAGCCACTTTCCACCACTTGCACCCACAGGCTGCTTTTCTGGATACAGTCTAACAAAAATGCACCCCAGTGCTGGATTAGGGGAATTCCCCATCGCAACTGAAGCCAATCTAAAATCGCTTAAAACAGCTGTTCCAAAAAGCATTTTTCAATTTACGCCCATTCTACAGCTGCCTCTTAAGATGGTCTCAGGTGAAAGGAAGAACCTGCACAAAGCACCTTCCCACTGAAGATCCAGACCCACTTTACTGTTTTGGAGGCACCCATGAACCTGAAAATGATTCTGCCCGCAGCCCTGCTGACCCTGACCCTCGCTGCCTGCTCCAGCACCCAGGTGCCCACCAGCACTGCCCCGGCAAGCAGCATCAGCGCCGAAGACCAGGCCCTGTTGCAAGAGCTGGAAGCCAATCAGCCTGAAGTCGCCAGAACCTTCCGGGAAGCCCTGCAGCAATCCCAGGAAGCCCAGGTGCAGACCCAGGGTGAAATCCAGGCCCAGAGCGTCACCTCGGTGATGGAATCCATCGCACTGGGCAGCAATTCCAATTACAACAGCAAATACAGCAGCCGGGGCAGCTACCCCTCCTATGACTGGAACCGCGATGGGTGTTCTGCCCCAAGCTGGGTTTCCGCCATCTTCGGAAATGCCAACAGCCGCTTCCGTCCGGCCTGCAACCAGCACGACTTTGGGTACCGCAACTACAAGAAATTCCACATGGCCAACGAATGGAACCGCCTGAAGATCGACAGCAAGTTCTACAGCAACATGCTCTCCATCTGCTCCAGCAATTACAGCTGGTACAACCCCCTGCGTTACGCCTGCAACAAGAGCGCCGAAACCTACTACAACGCTGTGCGGGTGGCCGGATGGTCCCACTACTACTGATACTGAGATTTTCAGAGGGCGAAAAGCTGAAGGCCAGACACCTGAAAAGCTCCAACAGAGCCCAGCAGATCAAACCAGCAGGATCCCAGAACTCAAACATTCTGGGATCCTGCTGGTTTTCACGTTCCTGAAATCACTTCAGGGCTTTTGGGGGATGCAAAACAGGAGGACGGATGCGTTTCTGCACCATGTCCCAGAGGATCAGCACCAGCACCAAAACCAGCCAGCCCCGGGTACCTTCGTCGGTGGCAGGGCTGATGAAGATGTTGCCCTTGACCACCCAGAAGGTGAGGAGCAGCAAAAACCCTGCACTGGTCGCCAGGTCCAGCCTGCGGGTCAGGGTGGTCCAGCGTCCTTCACGCCACACAGCAGCATGAACGCCAAAAGAAGCGGTCCAGAGCAGCAGAGCGAGAAGGCCCTGAATGGGAAGGAAATCTGGGTGGAAAGCCAGCACCTCAGGCAAAACCCCTGGCAGGGATTTCACGAGGTAGGGCAAGCTGACCATCAGGGCCACCGCCAGAGCGAAACCCAGCAAACCCACAGCCCACACAGGTCGAGACACCCGCTCTGTCTGGGCAAGGCGAGGGGACCACTGGGAACGGATCAGGCCCTGGGCTTGCAGGAAATGGGCCAGCAGGGAGAACATCACCACAAAACCCGGAATCCAGAAAGCCCCCAGTCCAGCCCCAAACCACCAGCGGGCGAGCGACTGTCCAGTAAACACTTCAGGCAGGGTCAGTGCCCATTGCAACGCCATCCCGGTGAGGGACACCAGCAGAAAAGGCCGGGTCTGGTTTCCAGGGAGGAAAGCTGGGATGGGAGGCTGGTAACGCTGGGCGACTTCTTCAGGGTGCCCGAAGCGCCTGAGCATGTTCAGGGTCATGGGGGCTGTGGGATCTGTTCCCTGCTGCTGGGCCTCTTCCTGCAGCATTTCGGCCAGCAGACCCCGCAGTTCAAAACCCATTTCGTTGCGGTCTTTTGAAGGGAGGTGCCGGATCACGTCCCGAACGTAGGCTTCAATGATCTCCTGTGGATTCATGTGCTTTCCTCCTTCAGCAAGCCCGTCAGGGATGCATTCAGGGCATTCCATGAGGCCGTGAGTTGCCTGAGCAGGGCTTCACCCTGCGCGTTGAGCTGGTAGTACCGTCTGGGCTGACCGTCATCGGTGCGCCATTCGGACTGCAGATGACCCTGACTTTCCAGGCGGCGCAGCAGCGGGTAAAGGGTGCCTTCTTCGATGGGCAGGTTCTGCTGGGCGAGGGCCTGACGCAGGGAGTAACCGTATTGTGGCTGCCTGAGCTGGGACAGCACAGCCAGCACCAGCACGCCCCTGCGCATTTCGAGTTCCAGTTTGGGAGAGGGGACTTCATCCATGTTCATTCCAGTCATTCTGTCACCTGATGCTGTGTGCCACCCTGTACTGTTTATCACATGGTACTGTGCGAGACACAGTACGTCAAGTCTGGTTTTTCGTGAGCTGCTCTTGTCCGCTCCAATTCTGCTCACCCACACGTTGAAAACCAAAAGAAGCAGTCCTTCCAGACATCGGAGGACTGCTTCTTTTTTACTGACTGATTATTCGTACAGGCCGTAACTGACCAGTTTGACTTCCAGGTACTCCATCAGGCCCCAGATGCCCCCTTCGCGTCCAACCCCGGAGAATTTGGTGCCTCCGAAAGGAACGTGTGGGCTGGCTGCGCTGGGCACCCCGTCGTTGACCCCGACAATGCCGTAATCGAGGGCTTCCGACACTTTGAAGCCCGTGGCGATGTCCTTGGTCCACAGGTAAGCTGCAAGGCCAAAAGGGGTGTTGTTGGCCAGTTCGATGGCTTCTTCGGTGGTCTTGAAGGTGGAGATGGCCGCCACAGGCCCGAAGGTCTCCTCGTTCATGATCAACATGTCTGCAGTGACATTGGAAAGCACGGTGGGAGCGTAAAAGAGTCCTCCCAGGCTTTCCCCTCCAAGGTCCAGGGTTGCGCCCCTGTCCACAGCGTCCTGCACGTGACGCTGGACTTTTTTCAGGCCCTGTTCTTCCACCAGGGGGCCAATGCTGGTGGTCTGTTCGATGGGGTTGCCCACCTTGAGGGTTTTGACTTTCTCGACCAGTTTGGCGGTGAAGGCTTCTGCAATGTCTTCATGCACGTACAGGCGGTTGATGCACACGCAGGTCTGGCCCGCATTGCGGTACTTGGCCAGCATCACTTCCTTGACGGCCAGATCGAGGTCTGCGTCCGGGAAGATGATGAAAGGAGCGTGTCCTCCCAGCTCAAAGGAGATGCGCTTGAGGGTCTGGGCGGCCTGGGCATACAGAATTCGCCCGACTTCCGTGCTGCCCGTGAAGGTGATCTTGCGGCAGTCCGGGCTGTCAATGAAGGGTTTGCTGACCGGAACGGGATCCAGAGCAGGCAAAACCTGGAAGGTGCCTTTCGGACCTCCGGCTTCTTCCCACAATTCGGCAAGGTACAGGGCGGTGACAGGGCTTTGCTCTGCAGGTTTCAGAACCATCACGCAGCCTGCAGCCAGCGCAGGGGCAACTTTGCGGGTCACCATGCCAGCCGGGAAATTCCAGGGGGTCACGGCATAACACACCCCGACAGGCTCGTAGCGGGCCATGGCGCGTTTGTGGTCGAAAGGCATGTGCAGCATTTCGCCTGCATTGCGTTTGCCTTCCTCTGCGTACCATTCTGCAAAGCTTGCAGCGTATTTGACCTCACCACGGGTTTCGATGATGGGTTTGCCCATCTCCAAGGTCATGATGCGGGCCAGTTTTTCGCTGTTCTCGTGCATCAGGGCGGCCCATTTCGCGATGATTTTTCCGCGCTCAAAGGGATTGACTTTTTTCCAGACCTTGTAGCCTTCCAGAGCGGCCTGGAGTGCTGCTTCTGCTTGCTGGGCACCACAATCTGCCACTTCAAAGAGCTTTTCTGCAGTAGCAGGATTGCTGATGGTGAAGGTGCGACCTGTGGAAATCCACTGTCCGTTGATGTAAGCCTGGGTCGGGTAATCCAGTACCTGGGTGGTCATGATGGGTGCTCCTCTGCAAGGATGGTTCTGAGAATTCGGGCTTCCGGGTGGTCCGGGGCATGGCTGAGCAGCACAAAATCTGCTTTTTTGCCTGCCTCCAGGGTGCCGTACAAATCCTGCTGTTGCTGGGCTTTTGCCCCTCCCAGCGTGTAAGCTTCCACCGCTTCTGAGAGGGTGAGGTTGTTTTCTGGACGCATGCCTTCATGGGTGGCTGCACGGATGCCTTCCAGCACCCGCAGTTCCTTGACCACCGGACCATCGCTGGAGAGGGCCACGGTGAGTCCAGCATCCAGCATCTGTCTGAGGTTATAACACCTTGGCTTGAAACTTTCAGGGAGGTAACGCTCAAAGTTGATGCGCAGTTCCCGCAGAAAGATTGCCTGGGGCACCACGATGATGCCCAGGTCATGGGCCAGTTGCAGGTGTTCAGGACCGGGCAGCCCAAAATGCTCGATGCGGTGCCGAACTTCGCTGGGATGTTCAAAGTAAAGCCTCTGGTAAATGCCCAGCACCTGATCCAGTGTGCGGTCCCCGATGGCGTGGGTTCCAATCTGAAATCCGGCCAGATGGGCTTCTTTCATCAGGGCGTAAAGTTCTTCGGTGTCAAAGCGCAAAACGCCCTGTGAAGGCTCCGGGGTGTTCTGGTAAGGCACACTTAAAGCCGCAGTTGCCCCGGAAAGCCCACCATCAGCAAAGAACTTCACCGATTTGACCCTCAGGAAGGGATGGTCAAAGGGTTCTGGCAGAGGGTAAGTTTCCTTGCCCCCATCGGGCCTGCGGATGAACAGGACATTCACCCGGATGGGCAGCTCTCCCCTTGCTGCAAGGTTTTTGTAGGCCTGCAGGAGGGGCGGATCCACGGCAGGATCGGTGGCATGGGTGCAGCCCTGATCCCGCAGGTGCTCACACCCGGCCAAAACCCAGCGTTCGTAGTCCTGCACGCTGGGTTTTGGCATGGCTTTCTGGATCAGGCCCAGCGCGGTTTCCAGCAGCAGGCCGTTTTCAAAATGCACCTCACCGCCTGGAGGGTTGGGGGTGTCCCCATCAATTCCAGCCAGCGAAAAGGCCAGCGAATTGGCTGCATGGATGTGGGCACAGGTGCGGGTCAGCAAGATGGGGTTTTCCGGGGCAATCTGGTCCAGTTCCGTTCTTAAAGGAGGCCGTTTTTCCTGCAGGCTCGCTTCATTCCAGCCTCTGGCGTACAGCCATTCACCGGGTTTCAGGGTCTTTAAGCGCTCCTGAATGGCCGAAAACAAATCTGGCAGGGTCTGGATGCCCCTGAGGTCCAGGGTGGTGGTCCTCAGTTGCCCGACCTTCCAGATGTGCACGTGGGCATCGTTGAAACCGGGGAGCAGGTGGGCACCTTCAAGGTCAACGACCTGATCTGCTTCACCTGTCTGACCCAATGCCTCGATCCAGCCCTCTTTGACCAGAATGGAGGTGACATCACTGCCCCAGATCCGGGCGTTCTTGTAGAGGGTGGTCATGCCATCCGCTCCGGGTTCTTCCAGACGATGAAGACCCCGTAATTGCCGCAACTGGGATCTTCAAGGTAATCGGGGATGATGCCGTGCACCTGATAGCCCCGTTTCAGTTGCACACTCAGCACCGGGTCCCGCAGTTCCCCGGCCATCACCTTCTGCACGTACTCTTCAATCAGGAGGTCCCGGTGCTGGTGGTACCCTTTGGGCATCGCTCCGGCCACATGGCCCTTCAGGCCCAGCCTGCGGATCAGGTCGTGTCTGGCGTTGTAGAGCAGGGTGCTGAGGCCGTATCCCCGGTAATCGGGATGCACCGCGATGTCTGCTCCATACAGCCACTCCCCTGCTGGATTGTGGTTGGTGAGGTAATTGCTGTCCACGGCGTCCATGTAACGGTGCTGGAAGTGGTCAAAGTCGATGTCCATGCGCAGATCGCTGCTGGACCCCGCCACCAGACCTGTTTCCAGATCCAGCACAGCATGTTGCCCTTCTGGGAAAACGTTCTGATGGGAGAGGTAATGCTCTTCTCGCATCAGTTCATCTTCGGCCAGATCCGGGAAGCAGGCCCGCTGGATTTCAGCGAGCCTTGCTGCCATCTCCGGGGTGGACTGCACCACCTGAAAACGTTCAGGCACGGACCACCCCCAGGTCCTGGTCCACCTGCTGCACCACTTCCGAAACGATTTGCAGGGCTTCACGAAGCTGGTCTTCGGGGATGTCCAGCTGGGGCAGGAAGCGAATGCAGTTGGTGTACAGACCCGCACGGATCACGATGACCCCTTTTTGCAGGCTGCGCTTGACCACCTCCACCACGAAATCCGACCAGGGTTCCAGGGTGTCCTGGTCTTTCACGAACTCCACGGCCATCATGGCCCCGACACCGCGCACCTCTCCCAGGGCTTTGACTTTGCCCTTGAGGGGTTCAAAGATTTCGCGCACCACGGCTTCCACCCGCGCGGCCTGGGACAGCACTTCGGGGGTGTTGATGTGACGGATGGCCGCAAGGGCAGCAGCGCAGGCCACTGGATTTCCACCGTAAGTGCTGCCCACGCCACCAATGTGCGGTGCGTCCAGAATCTCTGCCCGTCCGGTCACTGCACTGATGGGCATGCCGCCCCCCAGGCTCTTGGCACTGATCACCAGATCAGGAACCACACCAGAATGCTCAATGGCGTAAAGCTTCCCGGTGCGGCCCGAACCCGACTGGATTTCATCTGCGATCATCACGGCCCCTTCACGGGTGCAGATCTCACGGATTTTGCGCAGGAAAGCGTCCGGCATCGGGATGAAGCCCCCCTCTCCCAGCACCGGTTCAATCACGATGGCCGCCAGGGCCGTCCCATCCACATGGGAAATCAGGGCGTGTTCCAGGTTGTCACAGCACCACTGCAGGTACGCCTCCTGGGTCATGCCTTTGGGCGTGCGGTACAGGTTGGGCACGGGCACCCGGTAGATCTCTGAAGCAAACGGGCCAAAACCCTTCTTGAACAGGGCATACTTGCTGGTCATGCTCATGGTCAGGTTGGTGCGCCCGTGGTACGCCCCCTCAAACACAATCACCCCCTGCCTGCCCGTGAACCTGCGGGCAAATTTCACGGCGTTCTCCACGGCTTCAGAGCCACCGTTGGCCAGCAGGGTTTTCTTTTTGAAATCTCCGGGCGTGATCCGGTTCAACTCCTCGCAGAGTTCCAGATAAGGTTCATAGGTCGCCACAATGGAGCACATGTGAATCAGATTCTCGGCCTGCTCCTGAATGGCTTTGACCACAAAATCTGGTGAATGGCCCACCCCGAGGGTGCCAATCCCCCCGGCAAGGTCGATGTAGGTGTTGCCATCCACATCTTCCACCAGCGAACCTTTCGCACGTTTGATGGAAATGGGCATGGCCTGACCAAGTGCGCCTGAAACGTTCTCCACACGGCGCTTCATGGATTCGGTGCTTTTGGGACCCGGGATGGGGGTGTTCAGTTGGATGTGGGGCATGGTTTCTCCTCAAGAGCCGAGGGCCGAGGGCCGAGGGCCGAGAGCAACAACACAGCTCTCTCCCAGGACCTACGGATTCATAAGTTGCAAAAGCGAAAGCTTCCATGCCCTCGGCCCTCGGCTCTGGGCCCTCGGCACTGACGCTTTCCTTCAGTGACCTTCAACGCATCCTGGAGGCGGAATGCAAGCCGTAAGCGGCGTCATCACCGCGACTTCACTTCGGTCCAGACCTCGTCATAGAGCCTGT
This window of the Deinococcus roseus genome carries:
- a CDS encoding amidohydrolase codes for the protein MTTLYKNARIWGSDVTSILVKEGWIEALGQTGEADQVVDLEGAHLLPGFNDAHVHIWKVGQLRTTTLDLRGIQTLPDLFSAIQERLKTLKPGEWLYARGWNEASLQEKRPPLRTELDQIAPENPILLTRTCAHIHAANSLAFSLAGIDGDTPNPPGGEVHFENGLLLETALGLIQKAMPKPSVQDYERWVLAGCEHLRDQGCTHATDPAVDPPLLQAYKNLAARGELPIRVNVLFIRRPDGGKETYPLPEPFDHPFLRVKSVKFFADGGLSGATAALSVPYQNTPEPSQGVLRFDTEELYALMKEAHLAGFQIGTHAIGDRTLDQVLGIYQRLYFEHPSEVRHRIEHFGLPGPEHLQLAHDLGIIVVPQAIFLRELRINFERYLPESFKPRCYNLRQMLDAGLTVALSSDGPVVKELRVLEGIRAATHEGMRPENNLTLSEAVEAYTLGGAKAQQQQDLYGTLEAGKKADFVLLSHAPDHPEARILRTILAEEHPS
- a CDS encoding GNAT family N-acetyltransferase — its product is MPERFQVVQSTPEMAARLAEIQRACFPDLAEDELMREEHYLSHQNVFPEGQHAVLDLETGLVAGSSSDLRMDIDFDHFQHRYMDAVDSNYLTNHNPAGEWLYGADIAVHPDYRGYGLSTLLYNARHDLIRRLGLKGHVAGAMPKGYHQHRDLLIEEYVQKVMAGELRDPVLSVQLKRGYQVHGIIPDYLEDPSCGNYGVFIVWKNPERMA
- a CDS encoding NAD-dependent succinate-semialdehyde dehydrogenase yields the protein MTTQVLDYPTQAYINGQWISTGRTFTISNPATAEKLFEVADCGAQQAEAALQAALEGYKVWKKVNPFERGKIIAKWAALMHENSEKLARIMTLEMGKPIIETRGEVKYAASFAEWYAEEGKRNAGEMLHMPFDHKRAMARYEPVGVCYAVTPWNFPAGMVTRKVAPALAAGCVMVLKPAEQSPVTALYLAELWEEAGGPKGTFQVLPALDPVPVSKPFIDSPDCRKITFTGSTEVGRILYAQAAQTLKRISFELGGHAPFIIFPDADLDLAVKEVMLAKYRNAGQTCVCINRLYVHEDIAEAFTAKLVEKVKTLKVGNPIEQTTSIGPLVEEQGLKKVQRHVQDAVDRGATLDLGGESLGGLFYAPTVLSNVTADMLIMNEETFGPVAAISTFKTTEEAIELANNTPFGLAAYLWTKDIATGFKVSEALDYGIVGVNDGVPSAASPHVPFGGTKFSGVGREGGIWGLMEYLEVKLVSYGLYE
- a CDS encoding aspartate aminotransferase family protein, producing the protein MPHIQLNTPIPGPKSTESMKRRVENVSGALGQAMPISIKRAKGSLVEDVDGNTYIDLAGGIGTLGVGHSPDFVVKAIQEQAENLIHMCSIVATYEPYLELCEELNRITPGDFKKKTLLANGGSEAVENAVKFARRFTGRQGVIVFEGAYHGRTNLTMSMTSKYALFKKGFGPFASEIYRVPVPNLYRTPKGMTQEAYLQWCCDNLEHALISHVDGTALAAIVIEPVLGEGGFIPMPDAFLRKIREICTREGAVMIADEIQSGSGRTGKLYAIEHSGVVPDLVISAKSLGGGMPISAVTGRAEILDAPHIGGVGSTYGGNPVACAAALAAIRHINTPEVLSQAARVEAVVREIFEPLKGKVKALGEVRGVGAMMAVEFVKDQDTLEPWSDFVVEVVKRSLQKGVIVIRAGLYTNCIRFLPQLDIPEDQLREALQIVSEVVQQVDQDLGVVRA